In Rhodothermales bacterium, a single window of DNA contains:
- a CDS encoding efflux RND transporter periplasmic adaptor subunit, whose product MTRILAIVAVLVVGAGAIWYATRPAETTGVEYRFVNVSKGNLESVVASTGTLDAVTTVQVGTQVSGIVNQIYVDFNDPVRRGQVIARIDTTLLASSVRDANASLVRARAQLEFNQREYDRVKELHEKGFTTEVALNQAAYNLDIAKAGIQTASISLERAQRNLSYATIISPIDGVVIERNVDEGQTVAASLSAPQLFLIANDLKRLEIQASVDEGDIGQIQPGQKARFTVQAYDNQMFDGVVRQVRLQSTVTNNVVTYTAVIDVDNADGRLLPGMTATVDFLIERVEDVYMIPNAALRFRPTERMMGELRARMEAQRAANGDSASGSRAASGGAPTGAGGGRPAGMNGGFGGASNRALLWYLDEAGQVQTVRVETGITDGSSTEIRGEGLSDGMQIVAGVTETEASGGFSNPFQSSSDAGSRPSFGRGGGF is encoded by the coding sequence ATGACACGCATTCTTGCCATTGTTGCCGTACTGGTTGTCGGCGCAGGCGCCATCTGGTATGCTACCCGCCCCGCCGAGACCACGGGAGTGGAATACCGGTTCGTCAACGTTTCAAAGGGCAACCTGGAGTCTGTCGTAGCATCGACAGGCACCCTGGATGCGGTCACGACGGTCCAGGTCGGCACGCAGGTGTCCGGCATCGTCAATCAGATCTATGTGGACTTCAATGACCCGGTCCGTCGTGGACAGGTCATTGCCCGGATTGATACGACACTCTTGGCATCATCCGTGCGGGATGCCAATGCGAGCCTGGTCCGGGCCCGGGCCCAACTTGAATTCAACCAGCGCGAGTATGATCGCGTGAAGGAACTCCATGAGAAGGGGTTCACCACGGAGGTCGCCCTCAACCAGGCCGCCTACAATCTGGATATCGCAAAGGCGGGTATCCAGACGGCGTCCATCAGTCTGGAGCGGGCCCAGCGGAACCTGTCCTATGCGACCATCATTTCGCCCATCGATGGCGTGGTCATAGAACGCAATGTGGATGAAGGCCAGACGGTTGCCGCCAGTCTGTCGGCGCCCCAGCTGTTCCTGATAGCGAACGACTTGAAGCGCCTCGAAATCCAGGCCTCGGTCGACGAGGGCGATATCGGGCAGATCCAGCCCGGACAGAAGGCTCGATTCACGGTGCAGGCCTACGACAACCAGATGTTTGACGGCGTGGTCCGGCAGGTCCGTCTCCAGTCCACCGTCACGAACAACGTGGTCACCTATACCGCTGTCATCGATGTGGACAATGCGGACGGCCGTCTGCTGCCGGGCATGACCGCCACCGTCGACTTCCTGATTGAGCGCGTGGAGGATGTGTACATGATTCCCAACGCTGCTCTCAGGTTTCGTCCCACCGAGCGGATGATGGGTGAGCTGCGAGCGCGCATGGAGGCCCAGCGCGCTGCAAATGGCGATTCGGCGTCCGGGTCACGCGCAGCCTCCGGTGGTGCGCCGACCGGCGCGGGCGGCGGTCGACCCGCCGGAATGAACGGGGGATTCGGAGGCGCATCCAACCGGGCGTTGCTCTGGTATCTGGATGAAGCCGGACAGGTACAGACCGTGCGCGTGGAAACCGGAATCACCGACGGATCCTCCACGGAAATCCGGGGCGAGGGGCTGAGCGATGGTATGCAGATTGTCGCTGGCGTCACCGAAACCGAAGCTTCGGGTGGTTTCAGCAATCCATTCCAGTCCAGCAGCGATGCCGGCAGCAGACCTTCATTCGGCCGCGGCGGCGGATTCTGA
- a CDS encoding RNA polymerase sigma factor, whose product MTSAEQRDIRSFERTGTLHIVEEHVQAAAIRNGDERAFRRLVEEHLDSVTRTVTGLLGNTQEVDDVVQEVFVKLHANMDTFRGDATLRTFITRIAINRSLDVLRARKRRRWLQAWGTSSDLESAGGSVEATDSVADAERNMALRRALNALPEKQRIVVLLRLVEELSTEETANVLGIKYGTVLSRLKRGTDALKIELSRVEKAAATEAL is encoded by the coding sequence TTGACCAGCGCTGAACAGCGGGACATCAGGTCGTTTGAACGAACCGGAACCCTGCATATTGTAGAGGAACACGTCCAGGCAGCCGCAATCCGGAATGGCGATGAACGGGCCTTTCGCCGCTTGGTGGAGGAGCATCTGGATTCGGTTACGCGAACAGTAACCGGACTGCTGGGCAACACGCAGGAGGTGGACGATGTGGTGCAGGAGGTGTTCGTAAAGCTTCATGCCAACATGGATACCTTCCGCGGCGATGCAACACTGAGGACGTTCATCACACGGATTGCCATCAATCGCAGTCTGGATGTGCTGCGCGCACGAAAGCGGCGCCGTTGGTTGCAAGCCTGGGGCACGTCGAGTGACCTGGAGTCAGCCGGGGGCAGTGTGGAAGCCACCGATTCCGTGGCGGATGCGGAGCGGAACATGGCGCTCAGACGGGCCCTGAATGCCCTGCCGGAAAAACAACGGATTGTCGTCTTGTTGCGGCTGGTGGAAGAGTTGTCCACCGAAGAGACGGCGAATGTCCTCGGAATCAAATACGGAACCGTCCTCTCCCGCCTGAAGCGGGGTACGGACGCCCTCAAAATCGAACTGTCCCGCGTTGAAAAGGCAGCGGCGACGGAGGCACTCTGA
- the cysS gene encoding cysteine--tRNA ligase, translated as MALTLRLYNTLTRSVEAVRPIRDGHLSFYSCGPTVYSYAHIGNFRSFITADLIYRTARALGFDVSYATNITDVGHLTEDDISDAGGEDRMAKALRSKEGEAFANVWDLARHYAEELESDWQRLNLLEPSVRPRATEHMREQIQAVERLLADGHAYETASGVYFSVASFPEYGRLSGNRDAEGLEQRVRNVVDDPEKRDPRDFALWKKDDAHLMQWYSPWGWGFPGWHIECSVMAMAYLGDEIDIHAGGEDLIFPHHECEIAQSESLTGKPFARHWVHTRFLQVEGEKMSKSSGNFFTVRQLVAPESDGGRGIDPLAIRMTLLAGHYRKPFNFTFETVKAHVRHRERIVEASKLVDTILAGATDTSAEFAPEGPPTATPGDDNRFAPLMDRALEAMADDLNTPSALAVLFEGVKQILSAGKSLPLSDAHAARAWLDGMNDLLGVVDASSIPTDAAGDPAPNPEDARIDALLAERMAARASRDFARADAIRDQIAAMGIEIMDTPEGARWKRKSNV; from the coding sequence GTGGCGCTGACGTTGCGATTATACAACACCCTCACCCGTTCCGTGGAAGCCGTTCGTCCCATCCGGGATGGTCATCTCTCGTTCTATTCGTGCGGCCCGACCGTCTACTCGTACGCCCATATCGGGAATTTCCGGTCTTTCATCACGGCTGACCTCATTTACAGGACGGCCCGGGCGCTTGGATTCGACGTGAGCTATGCCACGAATATCACGGACGTCGGGCACCTGACGGAAGATGACATCAGTGATGCTGGCGGCGAGGACCGTATGGCGAAGGCCCTCCGGTCCAAGGAAGGCGAAGCATTCGCGAATGTATGGGACCTCGCCCGGCACTATGCCGAGGAACTGGAAAGCGACTGGCAGCGGCTGAACCTTCTCGAACCGTCCGTTCGTCCGCGGGCCACGGAACACATGCGAGAACAGATCCAGGCTGTGGAACGGCTGCTTGCGGACGGCCACGCGTATGAAACGGCCAGTGGGGTATACTTTTCCGTCGCCTCCTTCCCCGAGTACGGCAGACTCTCCGGAAACCGGGACGCAGAAGGCTTGGAGCAGCGCGTCCGGAACGTGGTGGACGACCCGGAAAAGCGGGACCCGCGGGATTTTGCCCTCTGGAAGAAGGACGACGCGCACCTCATGCAGTGGTACAGCCCATGGGGATGGGGATTCCCGGGATGGCACATTGAGTGCTCCGTGATGGCCATGGCCTATCTGGGCGACGAAATCGACATCCACGCCGGAGGCGAAGACCTGATCTTCCCGCATCACGAATGCGAAATTGCGCAGTCAGAGTCGCTTACGGGCAAGCCCTTCGCACGGCATTGGGTGCACACCCGCTTCCTGCAGGTGGAGGGTGAGAAGATGAGCAAGAGCTCCGGGAATTTCTTCACGGTCCGCCAACTGGTTGCTCCCGAATCGGATGGAGGCCGCGGTATCGATCCGCTGGCCATCCGCATGACCCTCCTTGCTGGCCACTACCGCAAACCCTTCAACTTCACGTTCGAGACGGTCAAAGCCCACGTCCGGCACCGGGAACGCATTGTGGAAGCATCCAAGCTGGTGGATACCATTCTTGCAGGTGCGACGGACACAAGCGCGGAATTCGCTCCGGAGGGACCGCCCACGGCAACCCCCGGCGACGACAACCGGTTCGCTCCACTCATGGATCGTGCACTGGAGGCCATGGCGGACGACCTGAACACCCCTTCTGCACTGGCTGTCCTGTTCGAGGGCGTCAAACAAATCCTGTCGGCCGGAAAATCCCTTCCGCTCTCCGATGCACACGCCGCCAGGGCGTGGCTGGACGGCATGAACGACCTTCTGGGTGTCGTCGACGCATCCTCCATCCCCACCGACGCCGCCGGCGACCCTGCTCCCAACCCGGAGGATGCACGGATTGACGCGCTGCTCGCCGAACGGATGGCCGCCCGCGCGTCGCGGGACTTCGCCCGGGCCGATGCCATCCGGGACCAGATCGCAGCCATGGGGATCGAAATCATGGATACGCCCGAAGGGGCACGCTGGAAGCGCAAATCAAACGTTTAG
- a CDS encoding potassium transporter TrkG, protein MVLNLRAVFTTLGFLVFFLGLFLMVPALTGLVYGEDAWWAYAVTGAGCLLTGVAAWLLKGPEEQRELRIREGFAIVAVSWFLLSVLGALPMVLAGTLDSYTNAFFETISGFTTTGATILGGADTPAIEDVPKSFLMWRSLTHWMGGMGIIVLTLAILPLLGVGGMQLYKAEVPGPSADKLTPRVRDTAKRLWMIYVGITAVQVVALLPAMSFFDSVNHAMATLATGGFSTLNGSIGQFGSGYVDAIVTVFMFLAGVNFALHYRMLRGEVITVFRDVELRVYVGIVAVSTIILTFGLWAPSLALLPDPGDGMVFEGYASLMEAFRYGAFQAVSIITTTGFGTADYELWPPLALGVIFLCFFIGGMAGSTGGGVKVIRHVLMFKNSFKELRQLVHPQAILPVRLGGRTVPADVLKNVVSFIVLYLGLIGFGTLAMAFVGMDLLSAFGATLSSVGNIGPAFGTFGPAENYAHLPDAGKWVLSFLMLAGRLEIFTVIIVFVPAFWRR, encoded by the coding sequence ATGGTACTGAATCTTCGCGCCGTATTTACCACGCTGGGTTTCCTCGTGTTTTTCCTGGGCCTGTTCCTCATGGTCCCGGCGCTTACCGGGTTGGTCTACGGGGAGGACGCCTGGTGGGCCTATGCGGTAACCGGAGCCGGCTGTCTGCTTACCGGTGTTGCTGCGTGGTTGCTGAAGGGTCCCGAGGAGCAGCGGGAGCTCCGCATCCGGGAGGGGTTCGCCATCGTAGCCGTGTCGTGGTTCCTGCTTTCGGTGCTCGGTGCCCTGCCCATGGTCCTTGCCGGTACCCTGGACTCCTATACGAACGCCTTCTTCGAAACCATCAGCGGGTTCACCACGACAGGGGCCACCATTCTTGGGGGAGCTGACACACCGGCCATTGAAGACGTCCCCAAGTCGTTCCTGATGTGGCGCAGCCTGACCCACTGGATGGGTGGGATGGGCATCATCGTTCTCACGCTGGCCATCCTGCCGCTGTTGGGTGTCGGGGGAATGCAGTTGTACAAGGCCGAAGTGCCCGGCCCCAGCGCGGACAAGCTGACGCCCCGGGTCCGGGATACGGCAAAGCGGTTGTGGATGATCTATGTGGGCATTACCGCCGTCCAGGTCGTGGCTTTGTTGCCTGCCATGTCGTTCTTCGATTCCGTGAATCATGCCATGGCGACGTTGGCGACAGGTGGATTCTCGACGCTGAACGGATCGATCGGACAGTTCGGTTCAGGATATGTGGATGCGATTGTGACCGTGTTCATGTTCCTTGCGGGGGTCAACTTCGCACTTCACTACCGGATGCTGCGCGGCGAGGTGATTACGGTTTTCCGGGATGTCGAGCTTCGCGTGTATGTCGGTATCGTGGCCGTTTCCACGATTATCCTGACGTTCGGCCTGTGGGCTCCTTCACTGGCGCTGTTGCCCGATCCGGGGGATGGCATGGTCTTCGAGGGGTATGCCTCGCTCATGGAAGCCTTCCGGTACGGTGCGTTCCAGGCGGTGTCCATCATCACCACGACCGGATTCGGTACGGCCGACTACGAACTGTGGCCGCCATTGGCCCTGGGCGTCATCTTCCTGTGTTTTTTCATCGGGGGCATGGCCGGATCGACCGGAGGGGGGGTGAAGGTCATCCGGCATGTCCTGATGTTCAAGAACTCATTCAAGGAACTCCGGCAACTGGTTCATCCGCAAGCCATCCTGCCGGTTCGGCTGGGTGGACGTACCGTCCCGGCCGATGTGCTCAAGAACGTCGTTTCGTTCATTGTCCTGTACCTGGGTCTCATCGGTTTCGGGACGCTGGCCATGGCGTTCGTCGGGATGGACCTGCTCTCCGCATTCGGGGCCACGCTGTCCAGCGTCGGCAACATCGGGCCGGCGTTCGGGACGTTCGGACCGGCCGAGAACTATGCCCACCTGCCGGATGCCGGGAAATGGGTACTGTCGTTCCTCATGCTCGCCGGCCGACTGGAGATTTTCACGGTCATCATCGTGTTCGTGCCGGCGTTCTGGCGCCGGTAA
- the trkA gene encoding Trk system potassium transporter TrkA encodes MKAIVIGAGVVGFDVAKLLSQSDHDVVVVDLESEELAHVADKLDVLTLQGNGTSATVLEDAGVRQADILVAVTAIDEVNIIACMLADRMGVPTTVARVRSSELSRTQSVLKSSDFGIDLVIHPEESVASEITRLIRRASATDVLSMADGQLHLVGLRLDPDAEVIGKTLQEVVADLPDIRFRVMAIVRGIRTLLPTGTERFRKGDQVFVLARPNEIPPVTRLLGKSDRRISNIMILGGTDVGAKVALSLSSEKNKRVKLVEPDRERAEELADLLPGCLVIHGSATDIDLLVTEGLSDMDAFVAVTDDEESNLVSCLLAKHLQVHKTVALLSQAAYIPISQSIGLDAAVNKKLAVSREILRFLRGKHIKSVATVHGMDAEILEIEAGTRSDITRNPLKSLNLPSGMLIGAVIHSDGVEVATGHTSIREGDRAYVFVMPKMVSKLEALFAAR; translated from the coding sequence ATGAAAGCCATTGTAATCGGTGCCGGTGTCGTCGGGTTCGATGTGGCGAAATTGTTGTCCCAATCGGATCACGATGTCGTGGTCGTGGATCTCGAATCCGAGGAGCTGGCGCACGTGGCGGACAAACTGGACGTGCTCACACTCCAGGGAAACGGCACGTCGGCTACGGTCCTGGAAGATGCCGGTGTACGACAGGCGGACATCCTGGTGGCCGTGACGGCCATCGATGAGGTGAATATCATTGCATGCATGCTGGCCGACCGGATGGGTGTCCCGACGACGGTGGCCCGTGTCCGTTCGTCGGAATTGTCCCGTACCCAGTCGGTATTGAAATCCTCCGATTTCGGCATTGACCTGGTCATCCATCCCGAGGAGAGCGTGGCCTCCGAGATTACCCGGCTCATCCGCCGGGCCAGCGCTACGGACGTCCTGTCCATGGCCGACGGCCAGTTGCACCTGGTGGGCTTGCGGCTCGACCCGGACGCAGAGGTCATCGGCAAGACGCTGCAGGAAGTGGTCGCGGATTTGCCCGACATCCGATTCCGGGTCATGGCCATTGTCCGGGGTATCCGGACGCTGCTTCCGACGGGTACGGAGCGTTTTCGCAAGGGGGACCAGGTGTTCGTGTTGGCGCGACCCAATGAGATTCCGCCGGTCACCCGTCTGCTCGGAAAGTCGGATCGGCGCATATCGAACATCATGATCCTTGGTGGAACCGACGTGGGAGCCAAGGTGGCGCTTTCACTCTCTTCGGAAAAGAACAAGCGCGTGAAACTGGTGGAACCGGATCGTGAACGAGCCGAGGAATTGGCCGATTTGTTGCCCGGGTGTCTGGTCATTCACGGTTCGGCAACGGATATCGACCTGCTCGTGACGGAAGGTCTGTCGGACATGGACGCGTTCGTCGCCGTGACCGACGACGAAGAGTCGAACCTGGTATCGTGTCTGCTGGCCAAGCACTTGCAGGTGCACAAGACGGTGGCGCTGCTGTCGCAGGCAGCGTATATCCCCATCAGTCAGTCCATCGGGCTGGATGCCGCCGTGAACAAGAAACTGGCTGTGTCGCGGGAAATCCTGCGGTTCCTCCGGGGGAAGCACATCAAATCAGTGGCCACGGTACACGGAATGGACGCGGAAATCCTCGAAATCGAAGCCGGAACGCGGTCCGATATCACCCGGAATCCGCTGAAGAGTCTGAATTTGCCGTCCGGCATGCTGATTGGTGCCGTTATCCACTCGGACGGAGTGGAAGTGGCCACGGGCCACACCAGCATCCGGGAAGGGGACCGGGCCTACGTGTTTGTCATGCCGAAGATGGTCTCGAAGCTGGAAGCCCTGTTTGCGGCCCGATGA
- a CDS encoding TenA family protein, producing the protein MLDLLIPEFAGTCRTFAEDEWQSATTHPFVGALIDGTLDADRFRFYQMQDARYLEAFADACSLISVRCPHPEDKLWFVDAARLALVVEQELHSGYGERLGYTPEDVRHLDLTPNAHAYSTHMVASAQSGSLLVALAALAPCPWLYTEVGMGLPEYSDSHPYAAWLGTYADPGFITYTNALLARLEKQAGFASPEDREAAKRAFRASVRFEWMFWEQAWTRQEWPV; encoded by the coding sequence ATCCTGGACCTTCTCATACCCGAATTCGCTGGTACCTGTCGAACGTTCGCAGAGGACGAGTGGCAGTCTGCCACAACGCATCCGTTTGTCGGCGCATTGATTGACGGCACGCTCGATGCCGATCGCTTCCGGTTCTATCAAATGCAGGACGCGCGCTACCTGGAGGCGTTTGCCGATGCGTGCAGCCTGATTTCCGTTCGCTGTCCGCATCCGGAAGACAAGCTCTGGTTCGTGGATGCCGCCCGTCTGGCCTTGGTCGTGGAGCAGGAACTCCACAGCGGGTACGGTGAACGACTGGGTTACACGCCGGAGGATGTCCGGCACCTCGATCTGACGCCGAACGCGCACGCCTACAGCACCCACATGGTGGCGAGTGCGCAGTCCGGCTCTCTCCTGGTTGCTCTTGCCGCCCTTGCCCCATGCCCGTGGCTGTACACCGAAGTCGGCATGGGTCTTCCTGAGTATTCCGACTCCCATCCGTATGCAGCCTGGTTGGGCACCTATGCGGATCCTGGATTCATCACCTATACCAATGCGTTGCTCGCCCGGCTGGAGAAGCAGGCCGGATTTGCATCCCCGGAGGATCGGGAAGCGGCCAAACGGGCATTCCGGGCCAGTGTCCGATTCGAGTGGATGTTCTGGGAGCAGGCGTGGACGCGCCAGGAGTGGCCCGTATGA